A region of Deinococcus rubellus DNA encodes the following proteins:
- a CDS encoding glycerol-3-phosphate acyltransferase, whose protein sequence is MIVFLVLLAAYLLGSVVFGVIYSHLRGDEVRGRDMPGGSGMFRQYGLGPALTISALDILKGVLAAYLAVRFAPGWAWAAMFLVIIGHCYPVFFRFNGGGGIAPMLGAMLVIAPKTLLLMILLSLIVMPLYKSTIQKKVGLNVIPFMSAVVLPISVVASLWLGGTLALIAATLGMAARSVQLLIEDGKLGRKAA, encoded by the coding sequence GTGATTGTTTTCCTGGTGCTGCTGGCCGCCTACCTGCTCGGCTCGGTCGTCTTCGGCGTGATCTACTCGCATCTGCGCGGCGACGAGGTGCGCGGGCGCGATATGCCCGGCGGCAGCGGCATGTTCCGGCAATACGGTCTCGGCCCGGCACTGACGATCTCAGCGCTGGACATCCTCAAGGGCGTGCTGGCCGCGTATCTGGCCGTCCGGTTTGCGCCGGGCTGGGCCTGGGCGGCGATGTTTCTGGTGATCATCGGGCACTGCTACCCGGTGTTTTTCCGCTTCAACGGCGGCGGCGGCATCGCCCCGATGCTGGGCGCAATGCTGGTCATCGCGCCCAAGACGCTGCTGCTGATGATTTTGCTCTCGCTGATCGTGATGCCGCTCTACAAATCCACCATCCAGAAAAAAGTCGGCCTCAATGTCATTCCGTTCATGTCGGCGGTCGTACTGCCGATCAGCGTGGTGGCCTCGCTGTGGCTGGGCGGCACCCTGGCGCTGATCGCGGCCACCCTGGGGATGGCGGCGCGCTCGGTACAACTCCTGATCGAGGACGGCAAGTTGGGGAGAAAGGCGGCGTGA
- a CDS encoding copper amine oxidase N-terminal domain-containing protein, translated as MSSRLHTALLLAALTGGLNLGWVSVGWASAAASAQLQASTDQTAALLSGQATRLSNPPRLVQGRTLLPLLEVAALLGQPVSQQGTLLRLGRLSFDSITQSAALDAAPQPAGSVTDLGGVLYINARLLADALNANLSFSDDGRSLTLTAVPQGGDPLAPQARFSTDNATYAPGEKVIYTDYPFDPDGADIVSRKWSNKRDVFFEPGSYTVTLQVTNSRGQVSAPYSRTLTVTGPVMDTPLSYALKYADPGESFPDAKVNTYPLVGTTSVPTVPASVSATSLIFSNSPEAPTQSGLLYQDSLSGRARLLAYHLNALSQPARLYVVARNLETRPMDVTTERLGETAPTRIEGQLGQVTLLDYFADTSVGKVTLQPGESVALYASPTLSPGSGVNLLQDINASGRIELTFAMLEGGLPPTTQVLQQLPYLPADGKHVRGTFPNAVKTIRAQLGALPSRMVIGDGQIDPAILGTDVLSGQPVRLSGNYGVLYDIQVSGSSGVAVALSPRGGLYRGAMNVQDGPTVQTVKLPRSGVALTPDKPTLLWRAQSDLLKIDFVPASGSNLPISLVFYQARTPGTLGSLTKTYTP; from the coding sequence ATGTCTTCACGCCTCCACACTGCTCTCCTTCTCGCAGCGCTGACGGGCGGCCTGAACCTGGGCTGGGTTTCGGTGGGCTGGGCTTCAGCGGCAGCCTCGGCCCAGCTTCAGGCCAGCACCGACCAGACGGCGGCGCTGCTCAGCGGCCAGGCCACCCGTCTCAGCAACCCGCCCCGGCTGGTGCAGGGCCGTACCCTGCTGCCGCTGCTGGAAGTCGCCGCTCTGCTGGGGCAGCCAGTCAGTCAGCAGGGCACACTGCTGAGACTGGGCCGCCTGAGCTTCGACAGCATCACCCAGAGTGCCGCCCTCGACGCCGCGCCGCAACCGGCGGGCAGCGTCACCGATCTGGGCGGGGTCCTGTACATCAACGCCCGGCTGCTGGCCGACGCCCTGAATGCCAACCTCAGCTTCTCCGACGACGGGCGCAGCCTGACCCTGACCGCCGTGCCGCAGGGCGGCGACCCGCTCGCGCCGCAGGCCCGCTTCAGCACCGACAACGCGACCTACGCGCCCGGCGAGAAGGTCATTTACACCGATTACCCCTTCGACCCCGACGGCGCGGACATCGTCAGCCGCAAGTGGAGCAACAAGCGCGACGTGTTTTTCGAGCCGGGCAGCTACACCGTGACCTTGCAGGTGACCAACTCGCGCGGCCAGGTCAGCGCGCCGTATTCGCGCACCCTGACGGTGACCGGACCCGTCATGGACACCCCGCTGAGCTACGCCCTCAAGTACGCCGATCCCGGCGAGAGCTTTCCCGACGCCAAGGTCAACACCTACCCGCTGGTGGGCACCACCTCGGTCCCGACTGTCCCGGCTTCCGTCTCGGCCACCTCACTGATCTTCTCAAACAGCCCCGAAGCGCCCACCCAGAGCGGCTTACTTTATCAGGACAGCCTGTCGGGACGCGCCCGGCTGCTGGCCTACCACCTCAATGCGCTGAGCCAACCGGCCCGCTTATACGTGGTGGCACGCAATCTGGAAACCCGCCCGATGGACGTGACCACCGAACGCCTCGGTGAGACGGCCCCCACCCGCATCGAGGGGCAGCTCGGCCAGGTGACGCTGCTCGATTACTTTGCCGATACCTCGGTGGGCAAAGTCACCCTCCAGCCCGGCGAGAGCGTGGCCCTCTACGCCAGCCCGACGCTCAGCCCCGGCAGCGGCGTCAATCTGCTGCAAGACATCAATGCATCCGGGCGTATCGAGCTGACCTTCGCCATGCTCGAAGGCGGCCTGCCGCCCACTACTCAGGTGTTGCAGCAGCTTCCCTACCTGCCTGCCGACGGCAAACACGTGCGCGGCACCTTCCCCAACGCCGTCAAGACCATCCGGGCACAGCTCGGGGCGCTGCCCTCACGGATGGTCATCGGTGACGGCCAGATCGACCCGGCCATTCTCGGCACCGATGTGCTGAGTGGTCAGCCGGTGCGCCTGAGCGGCAATTACGGCGTCCTCTACGACATTCAGGTGTCGGGCAGCAGCGGCGTGGCGGTGGCGCTGAGTCCCCGAGGCGGTTTGTACCGGGGGGCCATGAACGTGCAGGACGGCCCCACCGTACAGACCGTCAAACTGCCCCGCAGCGGCGTGGCGCTGACACCCGACAAGCCCACCCTGCTGTGGCGTGCCCAGAGTGATCTGCTCAAGATCGATTTCGTTCCGGCCAGCGGCAGCAACCTGCCGATCAGCCTGGTGTTCTATCAGGCCCGCACACCCGGCACGCTGGGCAGCCTCACCAAGACCTACACGCCGTGA
- a CDS encoding MmcQ/YjbR family DNA-binding protein, translating into MKTSGLDSVAAVRAECAALPHSRETFPFGEATLVFKVGGKMYALTDIHADSLSLSLKVLPERGEALRTAYPAITPGDHLNKRHWITLRLDAVPDALARELLTDSYALVLAGLTRAQRAELATGGPGLESGT; encoded by the coding sequence ATGAAGACCTCAGGTCTAGATTCCGTCGCTGCTGTTCGGGCCGAGTGTGCCGCGCTGCCCCACTCGCGCGAGACGTTTCCCTTCGGTGAGGCCACGCTGGTGTTCAAGGTGGGCGGCAAGATGTACGCCCTGACCGACATTCACGCCGATTCACTCAGTCTCTCGCTGAAAGTGCTCCCGGAGCGCGGCGAGGCGTTGCGGACCGCTTACCCAGCCATAACGCCGGGAGACCACCTCAACAAGCGCCACTGGATCACGCTGCGACTGGACGCTGTGCCGGACGCCCTGGCCCGTGAACTCCTGACAGACAGTTACGCCCTGGTGCTGGCAGGCCTGACGCGGGCGCAGCGGGCCGAACTGGCGACGGGTGGGCCTGGGCTAGAAAGCGGAACGTAA
- a CDS encoding NAD(P)/FAD-dependent oxidoreductase codes for MTDVLILGAGLAGLAAARDLAAAGGRVQVLDKSRGVAGRAATKRFGALRLDHGARFFTARQPRTLALVKEGLEAGWLSEWTRQLPTWQAGQISTPEGGHPRYVGRSGMSEIGKALAAGLDVQTGTQITRLEHGESGWRLTSADGRIFEGRTLLLNAPAPQLSVLLAGLPNAPDTAALDAVTLRPCWAVGVALEADLEADWPALNVKAHPALEWIAREHTKRPGPPALMLHARAAWSEQHLEDPPEQVQAKLIAAAREIAGDFGVSASFAHRWRYATPDQRFSAACGWLPELRLGWCGDWCQSDEHGPRLEAALLSGWALAQQV; via the coding sequence ATGACGGACGTTCTGATCCTGGGCGCGGGCCTGGCTGGACTGGCGGCGGCGCGTGATCTGGCCGCCGCTGGGGGGCGGGTCCAGGTGCTCGACAAATCGCGCGGCGTTGCGGGCCGGGCCGCCACCAAACGCTTCGGGGCGCTGCGGCTCGATCACGGCGCACGCTTCTTCACGGCGCGGCAGCCACGCACGCTCGCCCTCGTCAAGGAGGGCCTGGAAGCGGGCTGGCTCAGCGAGTGGACCCGCCAGTTGCCCACCTGGCAGGCGGGGCAGATCAGCACCCCCGAGGGTGGCCACCCCCGTTATGTGGGGCGCAGCGGCATGAGTGAGATCGGTAAGGCGCTGGCCGCTGGACTGGACGTGCAGACCGGGACCCAGATCACCCGTCTGGAGCACGGGGAAAGCGGCTGGCGGCTGACCAGCGCCGATGGGCGAATTTTCGAGGGCCGCACCCTGCTGCTCAACGCCCCCGCGCCGCAGCTCAGCGTGCTGCTGGCCGGGTTGCCCAATGCGCCAGATACGGCGGCGCTGGACGCCGTGACGCTGCGCCCCTGCTGGGCCGTCGGCGTGGCGCTGGAGGCCGATTTGGAGGCCGACTGGCCTGCCCTGAACGTCAAGGCGCACCCGGCACTGGAATGGATCGCCCGCGAGCACACCAAGCGCCCTGGCCCGCCTGCCCTAATGCTGCATGCCCGCGCCGCCTGGAGCGAGCAGCACCTCGAAGACCCGCCAGAGCAGGTACAGGCCAAGCTGATCGCCGCCGCGCGGGAGATCGCGGGCGACTTCGGCGTGAGCGCCAGTTTCGCCCACCGCTGGCGCTATGCCACACCGGATCAGCGCTTCTCCGCCGCCTGCGGCTGGCTGCCGGAACTGCGGCTCGGCTGGTGCGGCGACTGGTGTCAGAGTGACGAGCACGGCCCCCGCCTGGAAGCGGCCCTGCTGAGCGGCTGGGCACTGGCGCAGCAGGTCTGA
- a CDS encoding GNAT family N-acetyltransferase — protein sequence MSRPETDLILRPYASRDLAAVYDICLRTADAGADAAHLYTDPWVLGHRYAGPYVALEPDFAFVLESSERVVGYVLGVPDSARFAAESQANWFSLLRPLYPLPTETDKSLDAQARRLIHAGCPAPDAPWLEQYPAHLHIDLLPQAQGRGLGRALMEALWAALRAADVPGVHLGVGAGNPRAHAFYTHLGFTELEKVEGRFWTLGYDLR from the coding sequence ATGAGCCGCCCCGAAACCGACCTGATCCTGCGCCCCTACGCCAGCCGCGATCTGGCCGCCGTCTACGACATCTGCCTTCGGACCGCCGACGCGGGCGCGGACGCCGCGCACCTCTATACCGACCCCTGGGTGCTGGGCCACCGCTACGCTGGGCCTTATGTGGCCCTGGAACCAGACTTCGCCTTTGTGCTGGAAAGCAGTGAGCGGGTGGTCGGCTATGTTCTGGGCGTGCCGGACAGCGCCCGTTTTGCTGCCGAGAGTCAGGCGAATTGGTTCTCGTTGCTGCGCCCGCTGTATCCGCTGCCCACCGAGACAGACAAAAGCCTGGACGCCCAGGCCCGCCGCCTGATCCACGCGGGCTGCCCCGCGCCGGACGCCCCCTGGCTGGAGCAGTATCCGGCCCACCTGCACATCGACCTGTTGCCACAGGCGCAGGGCCGGGGCCTGGGCCGGGCCTTGATGGAAGCGCTATGGGCCGCGCTGCGGGCGGCGGACGTGCCGGGGGTCCACCTGGGGGTCGGCGCGGGCAACCCCAGGGCCCACGCCTTCTATACCCACCTGGGCTTCACCGAGTTGGAGAAGGTAGAGGGCCGCTTCTGGACCCTGGGCTACGATCTGCGCTGA
- a CDS encoding SIR2 family NAD-dependent protein deacylase, whose translation MTDLEHARQCLQAAHHVAVMTGAGISAESGIPTFRAAQTGHWARFKPEDLASPQAYWRDPETVWAWYAGRCREVRAAAPNPGHLALAALERRKRKAETDDAETGSFLLATQNVDGLHQRAGSRRLVELHGNLTRARCERCSVRQPLTETEPFTPPHCPACGAKMRPDVVWFGENLPPLALAQAEAAFAPAQVTLVIGTSSVVEPAASLALLTLDNGGTVIEINPEPTPLTPLASFSLPMSASRALPALLEGWQ comes from the coding sequence ATGACTGACCTCGAACATGCCCGCCAGTGCCTTCAGGCAGCCCATCACGTGGCGGTCATGACCGGCGCGGGCATCAGCGCCGAGAGCGGCATCCCCACCTTCAGGGCCGCGCAGACGGGGCACTGGGCCAGATTCAAGCCCGAAGACCTGGCCAGCCCGCAGGCGTACTGGCGCGACCCGGAGACGGTCTGGGCCTGGTACGCCGGGCGCTGCCGCGAGGTGCGGGCTGCCGCGCCCAATCCCGGTCATCTGGCCCTGGCCGCGCTGGAGCGCCGCAAGCGTAAGGCTGAAACAGATGACGCCGAGACGGGCAGCTTCCTGCTGGCGACCCAGAACGTGGACGGCCTGCACCAGCGCGCCGGGAGCCGTCGACTGGTCGAGCTTCACGGCAACCTGACGCGGGCCCGCTGTGAGCGCTGCAGCGTCCGGCAGCCCCTGACCGAGACGGAACCCTTCACGCCCCCGCATTGCCCGGCGTGCGGCGCGAAGATGCGCCCCGACGTGGTGTGGTTCGGCGAGAACCTGCCCCCGCTGGCGCTGGCCCAGGCCGAAGCTGCCTTCGCCCCGGCGCAGGTCACGTTGGTGATCGGCACCAGCAGTGTGGTGGAACCTGCTGCCAGTCTGGCCCTGCTGACCCTGGACAATGGAGGCACCGTGATTGAAATCAACCCTGAACCGACGCCGCTGACCCCGCTCGCCAGTTTCTCTTTGCCCATGAGCGCCAGTCGGGCGCTGCCCGCACTGCTGGAAGGCTGGCAATGA
- a CDS encoding DUF3105 domain-containing protein, translating to MPRHLLILPMLLSACSGQISGVQTFSYAGGDVRGGLISYDHSPPAGGPYAPLWQTCGVYTAPIYPEYAVHSLARGAVWLTYRPDLGPDDLATLQAALDQQPSVLLSPLDGQVAAVVATAWNAQLEAPGVNDSRLRRFVQRYTNTKSVPEAGQACTGGYAGTQ from the coding sequence ATGCCCCGTCACCTTCTCATTTTGCCGATGCTGCTGAGCGCCTGCTCGGGCCAGATCAGCGGCGTGCAGACGTTCTCGTATGCAGGCGGCGACGTGCGCGGCGGCCTGATCAGCTATGACCATTCACCCCCGGCGGGCGGCCCCTACGCGCCTCTGTGGCAGACCTGCGGGGTCTACACTGCGCCGATTTATCCGGAATATGCCGTACACAGCCTGGCGCGTGGCGCGGTGTGGCTGACCTACCGCCCTGACCTCGGCCCGGACGATCTGGCGACCCTCCAAGCCGCCCTCGACCAGCAACCCTCGGTGCTGCTCTCGCCGCTCGACGGCCAGGTGGCAGCGGTGGTGGCCACTGCCTGGAACGCCCAACTGGAAGCGCCGGGAGTAAACGATAGCCGCCTGCGCCGCTTCGTGCAGCGCTACACAAATACAAAATCGGTCCCGGAAGCCGGACAGGCCTGCACTGGCGGCTACGCAGGCACGCAGTAA
- a CDS encoding MBL fold metallo-hydrolase yields MSDLLPLAPGAFLFAAAVNSLVFAQGSGVLVVDTGLDDSHARKLLRALEAGKLTPTAILNTHSHADHHGGNATFLKRFPGLPISAPPFEAAIIQNPLLEPLYLYGAHPPRALQTKFLLAPASPAQAVEAGHVTLGGVTVELLDVPGHASQMFAVRFGDVLYAADALFGEEPLAKHPLTFCVDSAALKTSAASLLDVPDVRFTVPGHGHPTEDLAGLVAVNLAAFGAVTGAVLAAVWDACTVDMALKRVCDALGIQMTSPGAVVLNRSVISAHLAELAHLGAVRLEVQDNELLFGAV; encoded by the coding sequence ATGTCCGACCTGCTGCCGCTCGCTCCCGGCGCGTTTCTGTTTGCCGCCGCCGTCAATTCGCTGGTGTTTGCGCAAGGGTCCGGCGTGCTGGTGGTCGATACCGGCCTCGACGATTCGCACGCACGTAAGCTCCTGCGCGCCCTGGAAGCCGGAAAGCTGACGCCGACGGCCATCCTCAACACCCACTCACACGCCGACCACCACGGCGGCAATGCCACCTTCCTCAAGAGATTTCCGGGCCTGCCGATCTCCGCCCCGCCTTTCGAGGCCGCCATCATTCAGAACCCGCTGCTGGAGCCGCTGTATCTCTACGGCGCGCATCCGCCGAGGGCGCTCCAGACCAAATTCCTGCTGGCCCCCGCGAGTCCGGCGCAGGCAGTGGAAGCGGGCCATGTCACCCTCGGCGGCGTCACGGTGGAGTTGCTGGACGTGCCCGGCCACGCCTCGCAGATGTTTGCGGTGCGCTTCGGGGACGTGCTCTACGCCGCCGACGCCCTGTTCGGCGAGGAGCCGCTCGCCAAGCATCCGCTGACCTTCTGCGTGGACAGCGCCGCCCTGAAGACCAGTGCGGCCAGTCTGCTGGATGTGCCGGATGTGCGCTTCACGGTGCCGGGGCACGGCCACCCCACCGAAGATCTGGCCGGGCTGGTTGCGGTCAATCTGGCGGCGTTCGGGGCCGTCACCGGGGCGGTGCTGGCCGCCGTCTGGGACGCCTGCACGGTGGACATGGCCCTCAAGCGGGTCTGCGACGCGCTGGGCATCCAGATGACCAGCCCCGGCGCAGTCGTCCTCAACCGCAGCGTGATCAGCGCCCACCTCGCCGAACTCGCCCACCTCGGTGCCGTGAGGCTGGAGGTGCAGGACAACGAACTCCTTTTCGGTGCGGTCTGA
- a CDS encoding Dps family protein codes for MTKKSSKSAAANAGGSSAAPARAKPGKSKAAPLIVEDVHSALSPAEASVGQRTDAAHEGGEFNQLVNHHYLTEAQFGIVAETLQRNLSTSICLYLKFKKYHWDIRGRFFRDLHLAYDDFIDEIFPSIDEQAERLVALGGSPKNAPSDLDKYSVVRVPTETVRDARTQVADLVADLSRVGKGYRDDSGTVDDAKDHSTSDMYNGYAATIDKIRWMLQAMMDDEQLN; via the coding sequence ATGACCAAGAAAAGCAGCAAGTCCGCCGCCGCAAACGCTGGAGGCAGTTCAGCCGCGCCCGCCCGCGCCAAACCCGGCAAGAGCAAGGCTGCCCCGCTGATCGTGGAAGACGTTCATAGCGCCCTCTCCCCCGCCGAGGCCTCGGTGGGCCAGCGAACCGACGCCGCGCATGAGGGCGGAGAATTCAATCAGCTGGTCAACCACCACTACCTCACTGAGGCGCAGTTCGGCATCGTCGCCGAGACCTTGCAGCGCAACTTATCGACCAGCATCTGCCTGTATCTGAAATTCAAGAAGTACCACTGGGATATCCGGGGCCGCTTCTTCCGCGACCTTCACCTGGCCTACGACGATTTCATCGACGAGATCTTCCCCAGCATCGACGAGCAGGCCGAGCGCTTGGTCGCGCTGGGCGGCAGCCCCAAGAACGCGCCGAGCGACCTCGACAAGTACAGCGTGGTGCGGGTGCCCACCGAGACGGTGCGCGACGCCCGCACCCAGGTGGCCGATCTGGTCGCTGACCTGAGCCGGGTGGGCAAGGGCTACCGCGACGACTCCGGTACGGTGGACGACGCCAAAGACCACTCCACCTCCGATATGTACAACGGCTACGCGGCCACCATCGACAAGATTCGCTGGATGCTTCAGGCGATGATGGACGACGAGCAGCTGAACTGA
- a CDS encoding DUF4385 domain-containing protein — MKADKAKPDKKEADRPTKKFDYTLHYAELDLRVHPELYRIGVGEQGVLLVQPYKSEILPHWRFATPEAARESSEAISRLFLDYLAAGDFVGADMARKFLQMGYTRARRYANHKGGKKYDGPVPDDQKGVSGAHGRLELPRGPEDPVKAESARIFKARWDEAAANPKYAELKQRHKAQYG, encoded by the coding sequence ATGAAGGCAGACAAGGCAAAGCCGGATAAAAAAGAGGCAGACAGGCCCACGAAGAAATTCGACTACACCCTCCATTACGCTGAACTCGATCTGCGGGTGCATCCCGAGCTTTACCGGATCGGCGTGGGCGAGCAGGGCGTCTTGCTGGTGCAGCCCTACAAATCGGAGATCTTGCCGCACTGGCGCTTCGCCACCCCCGAGGCGGCGCGGGAGAGTAGCGAGGCCATCTCCCGGCTGTTTCTGGACTACCTGGCGGCGGGCGACTTCGTGGGCGCAGATATGGCCCGCAAGTTCCTTCAGATGGGCTATACCCGTGCGCGACGCTACGCCAACCACAAAGGCGGCAAGAAGTATGACGGGCCCGTACCGGACGACCAGAAAGGCGTCAGCGGCGCACATGGCCGCCTTGAGTTGCCGCGCGGTCCCGAGGACCCGGTGAAAGCCGAGTCGGCCCGCATCTTCAAGGCCAGATGGGACGAGGCGGCGGCCAACCCCAAGTACGCCGAGCTGAAGCAGCGACATAAGGCCCAGTACGGCTAA
- a CDS encoding GNAT family N-acetyltransferase — translation MPGFPSALPVLRTPRLLLWPLSREMVAGQLKGQPFVLALPEVGPVHFDTQWPSGALGFFPGWAEHPELISGWVIVQASEAVGTIGPKGPLTGAVDIGYGLRPQSWNQGVASEAAQAVSVWLLSLPQVERVTADTAISNAASARVLEKAGFAEIGRSFSEEDGELRLWAKVKTSYADSD, via the coding sequence ATGCCTGGCTTCCCTTCCGCGCTCCCGGTTCTCCGCACTCCGCGTCTGCTTCTCTGGCCGCTCTCCCGAGAAATGGTCGCCGGGCAACTGAAGGGCCAGCCGTTTGTTCTGGCATTGCCAGAGGTCGGCCCGGTCCACTTTGATACCCAGTGGCCCAGCGGCGCGCTGGGATTTTTCCCCGGCTGGGCTGAGCATCCCGAATTGATCAGCGGCTGGGTCATCGTGCAGGCCAGTGAAGCGGTGGGCACGATCGGCCCCAAGGGTCCGTTGACGGGTGCAGTAGACATCGGCTACGGGCTGCGGCCCCAGAGCTGGAACCAGGGTGTGGCCAGCGAGGCGGCCCAGGCCGTGTCGGTCTGGTTGCTCTCACTGCCGCAGGTGGAGCGCGTGACAGCCGATACCGCCATCAGCAATGCCGCCAGTGCGCGGGTACTGGAGAAGGCGGGCTTTGCCGAGATCGGGCGCAGCTTCAGTGAGGAGGACGGTGAGCTGCGGCTATGGGCCAAAGTGAAGACCAGTTATGCGGATTCCGATTAG
- a CDS encoding metallophosphoesterase yields MLVADMVHPYVYRNGFPQGLPELDLVLSAGDIPGYFLEFLATTLTVPVVYVPGNHNDEYINEGSGRHLPQGVINADGRVISAAGLRIAGWGGVPRYRDGENQYTAAQARWGLGKLAWQARGGVDIFLTHAPPTGPHAGSDYAHRGCEFISGFIEKRRPKLVVHGHIHEYEGKKVSYTDEASGAQVINAYGYHILELAQQDERLLAKVGAGD; encoded by the coding sequence ATGCTGGTGGCCGACATGGTGCATCCCTACGTGTACCGAAACGGCTTTCCGCAGGGCCTGCCCGAACTCGACCTGGTGCTCTCGGCAGGCGACATTCCCGGCTATTTTCTGGAATTTCTGGCCACGACCCTGACGGTGCCGGTGGTGTATGTGCCGGGCAACCACAACGACGAGTACATCAACGAAGGGTCAGGGCGGCATCTGCCGCAGGGTGTCATCAACGCCGATGGGCGGGTCATCAGCGCGGCGGGTCTGAGGATCGCGGGCTGGGGTGGGGTGCCGCGTTACCGCGACGGCGAGAACCAGTACACCGCCGCGCAGGCACGCTGGGGACTGGGCAAACTGGCCTGGCAGGCGCGCGGCGGCGTGGACATCTTCCTGACGCATGCGCCGCCGACGGGACCGCACGCGGGCAGCGACTACGCCCACCGGGGCTGCGAATTCATCAGCGGCTTCATCGAGAAGCGCCGCCCCAAACTGGTCGTTCACGGCCACATCCACGAGTACGAGGGCAAGAAGGTGTCGTACACCGACGAGGCCAGCGGCGCGCAGGTGATTAACGCCTACGGCTACCACATCCTCGAACTAGCCCAGCAAGACGAGCGGCTGCTGGCGAAGGTGGGCGCAGGCGACTGA